The genomic region TTGTCGTCGGGGATGCCGTAGGCCTTGTCGCCGTCGCGGCTATCGACGTCGATGCGCAGGATCGATCCCAAGAGGTTCTCGGTGACGTCCTGCCCGTTGCCGCCACGATTGCGCTCGTACCAGTCGTCGGCGTGGCCCGCCCCTGCATCCCGTGGTCCGCCGCCGTCGCCGTAGGAGGCGTAGAGATACCCATCCGGCCCGAACGCGACCGCGCCGCCGTTGTGGACCTTCCGGGGTTCGTCTACTTCGAGCAAGATCCGCTCGGAGTCGGGCCGTGCGCTCGTTCCGTCCGGGGTCGCCTCGAACTCGGCGAGAATCTCGGTGTGTGAGAACTCGTCGGGGGCGTCGTCGGCGAGCGGGGCGCTGTAGCGCACGTAGAACCTGCGATTTTTGGCGAAGTTCGGATGGGGCGCGAGACCGAGCAGGCCGCGCTCGCCGGTGAGTTCGGCGAGGCGGTCGCGTACGTCGAGGAACGGTTCCTCGCGGAGTTCCGTTCCCTCGTTGAGATAGGCGACGCCGGGGAGGTCGACCACGACTCGTCGGTTCTCACCCGGAAGGAGTGCCATATCCGTCGGCACTTCGAATCCGCCCACGACCCGTTCGAGACCGATCGTCGGGCCGGTCGGCACGGCGCTCTCGGATGAGTTGGTCGTCGTCGCGCTCGCGGACCCATCCGACCCGAAGCGCACGCTTCCGCGCATCGAGGAACGGTGTGGCTCGCAGATGTACTCGGCCATTGCCTCGCGCGCGGTGAATTCGAGGGTTTGGGTCGCCCCCTGCTCGCTCATCACCTCGGTGCGCTCGACGACCGCACCGTTCCCGTCGACCAGCGCGAAGTTGTGGCCCATCCCGTCGAGGTTCGTCCACGTGATGCGATAGTCGACGCCGGTTTCGAGATCGAGCGTCGGGTTCTCCTCGCCGGCAATGGACTCCGGCGCGCGGCCCTGCCAGCCGGCGATCTTCCCGCCGAGTTCGATGGTGCGGGTCTCCTGTGCGCGCCCGCGTCCGGCGGTGGCAACGCCCGCGAGCGCGCCGGCCGCCGTCAGCGAGAGAAAGCGCCGCCGAGTGGCCCGACTCCGTTCGTTCCGTGTGTGCTGTATCGAGTTCACGTGAGCGTTCGCTCGAAGCGAGTGGCGCTCGGAACAAAATCGTGACGACTCGCCGGCCATCCACCCCGAAAGCCGACCGAAAGCACTCGCTAAAAACCTCAAATAGCGATATGTTCCGGCTCCCATGCTGAATAGAGCGCGCGTATGCGGCACATCGTCCGCGCTCAATGCCGAGATCTACCCTGCAAGATCAGGTTAGCGAGGTCTTGACCTGCAACCGGCTGGTTCCTACGGCAATTTCATCTCGCGTAGTACCGTATGGGTAGGTAGATGCCCACTATTCAGACGGACGATATTGAGACCTACTACGGGGTGAGCGGAAACGGCCCACCTATCGTCTTCATCCACGGCGCACTATGGCAGGACTCATTCGCCTTATAGGTTACAACCGTGCGAAAAGCCTCATGTTGTGGTTCGGACGCAAACTAGAGCGCGATCAGACCACGATCTCCGTCCCGACACTCATCCTCTACGGCGAGCACGAAACCTCCATAATCAATCGCCACGCCCCGACACTATCCGTACAAATTCCCAATTCGACCGTCCAGGAAGTCCCTGACGCAGGCCATGCTTCTCCCTGGGATAACCTCGAGTTCTTCAACAGCACAATTCAAACGTTCCTCACGAACCAAACCTCAATCAAGGCAGAATAGAACGACATTTGTCTTGCCAAATCTGCTCTCTCCATAGTACTGGGTGTATTGCCAAGAAAGACGAGAAGCTACCGGTGGTGAACTTGTCGGAGTGCGTCGGCAGTAGCGGTTCCAGATATCCGGATGTACTTCTGAGCCGTCGCGAGATCGCTCCACCCCATGAGAGCCTGCAAAGGAACCGGTGCTACGCCTTTATACGCGTGGTAGCTGGCCGCTGTCGCCCGGAAACAGTGGGGATAGAGATTCGTCCGGTGAGGTCGGCCTCCTTGGCAGCTTCTTCGACCCGCCGATTGACGGTCACCCGTGACCGTGGAAACCCATCGTAGCGATCAGCAAATCGCTCGATGCACAACTCGATACGAAGCGATAGGTCGAATGGAATCGACCGGGCCGAGGAGACCGTTTTCGGATGCCAGCGTGAAGCGAGGGCACTGGCGACGCTGAGGTGATTGTTGTGCCTTGCTTCCTGTCGAGTCTGACGTCGACAGTAACCACAGCCACACGGCTCATGCTGTGGAATCCGGATGAGCTTGCGGTCCCAATCGATCCATGAGATCTGGAAGTGGGCTATCTCCCCTGCACGGAGGCCGAGTCGACCACCGACGAGACAGACGAGTCGCGCTTCGAATCCCTGCGGATCCGGAAGTGCGGTACACGCTTCGAGCAGGAGTTCAAATTTGCGGTCATTCAGTACATCCTCGTGGGTATGGCGGGTGGTCAGCGCCTTCCGGTGGCGATCCGCCCACTCGTTGTTGGAGCTTGGATGGTGAACCATCTCGTACGGACGTGCGTCGACGAGGAATGTGTCTTCCTCTCAGTGTGACGATAGCAACAATCCTTCTTACTGGATAGAGGAGCAATTGTACAGCGACTGGTTCAATGGCGAGATCTGGTATGTAGACAAGACAATGCTCTTCGGTCTACGTAATCATTGATTGGATCGAGATACCTTCTACAACTATCATACTCATGTTGGGTCTGTCGAGCAGTTCAAGAGAAGTGTGAGACTATGCACCGTCGGTCGAAACTCGCTACATCTCTTAGGTAGGGAAACCAAGGGACGACGAAGTGATCAATGGGATCCGTTCAGCAAATACTTCG from Halococcus sediminicola harbors:
- a CDS encoding PQQ-dependent sugar dehydrogenase, with product MNSIQHTRNERSRATRRRFLSLTAAGALAGVATAGRGRAQETRTIELGGKIAGWQGRAPESIAGEENPTLDLETGVDYRITWTNLDGMGHNFALVDGNGAVVERTEVMSEQGATQTLEFTAREAMAEYICEPHRSSMRGSVRFGSDGSASATTTNSSESAVPTGPTIGLERVVGGFEVPTDMALLPGENRRVVVDLPGVAYLNEGTELREEPFLDVRDRLAELTGERGLLGLAPHPNFAKNRRFYVRYSAPLADDAPDEFSHTEILAEFEATPDGTSARPDSERILLEVDEPRKVHNGGAVAFGPDGYLYASYGDGGGPRDAGAGHADDWYERNRGGNGQDVTENLLGSILRIDVDSRDGDKAYGIPDDNPLVGKEGLDEHYAWGFRNPWRMGFSDGELYVADVGQNRYEEIDRVVKGGNYGWNVREGTHCYGTESLSDMPKNCPSRTPTDVRGGEPLREPVVEYPHARDGETIGISVIGGYLYDGSIDALDGKFVFGDYSKEGEPRASLFAATPTRKGLWEFEQLQVEGAEGGVVEGYLIAIARDADGELYALTSAGDLGGSVNRITATGTTGTATAGTTNATATEATAMTGPRTEAATANDDATGTTATGETTTSGAATAPEATANESGGANGTAASSETGGTETSGDGAGFGVLAALAGIGGLAARRLRR